One region of Oryza sativa Japonica Group chromosome 5, ASM3414082v1 genomic DNA includes:
- the LOC4339306 gene encoding cBL-interacting protein kinase 19 gives MAATPPSSQHRRPLSSSASAASLAGKPRGGGLLLGRYELGRLLGHGTFAKVYQARSADSGEPVAIKVLDKEKAMRHGLVPHIKREIAILRRVRHPNIVRLFEVMATKSKIYFVMELVRGGELFGRVAKGRLKEDTARRYFQQLVSAVGFCHARGVFHRDLKPENLLVDEHGDLKVSDFGLSAVADQFHPDGLLHTFCGTPSYVAPEVLARRGYDGAKADIWSCGIILFVLMAGYLPFHDQNLMAMYRKIYRGEFRCPRWFSKDLSSLLNRILDTNPETRITVKEVMESRWFQKGFRPVRFYVEDDQVHSLADGDNDMPELEPSEPPPPPPFPPPPPQQDDDGEESGWESDSSVASCPATLSSEERRQRPLGSLTRPASLNAFDIISFSKGFDLSGLFEERGSEVRFISAEPMQTIITKLEEIAKVKSFFVRRKDWRVSIEGTREGLKGPLTIGAEIFELTPSLVVVEVKKKAGDKEEYDDFCNRELKPGMQHLVHHMGSVPNIPSDTE, from the coding sequence atggccgcgaccccgccgtcgtcgcagcACCGGCGGCCGctgtcctcctccgcctccgccgcctccctcgctggCAAGCCGCGGGGGGGCGGGCTCCTGCTCGGGCGGTACGAGCTCGGCCGCCTCCTCGGCCACGGCACCTTCGCCAAGGTGTACCAGGCGCGGAGCGCGGATTCCGGGGAGCCGGTCGCGATCAAGGTGCTCGACAAGGAGAAGGCGATGCGGCACGGCCTCGTCCCGCACATCAAGCGGGAGATCGCCATcctccgccgcgtccgccaCCCCAACATCGTGAGGCTGTTCGAGGTGATGGCCACCAAGTCCAAGATCTACTTCGTGATGGAGCTCGTCCGCGGCGGGGAGCTGTTCGGCCGCGTCGCCAAGGGGCGGCTCAAGGAGGACACCGCGCGGCGCTACTTCCAGCAGCTCGTCTCCGCCGTCGGGTTCTGCCACGCGCGCGGCGTGTTCCACCGCGACCTCAAGCCCGAGAACCTCCTCGTCGACGAGCACGGCGACCTCAAGGTCTCCGACTTCggcctctccgccgtcgccgaccagtTCCACCCCGACGGCCTCCTCCACACCTTCTGCGGCACGCCCTCCTACGTCGCGCCCGAGGTGCTCGCGCGCCGCGGCTACGACGGCGCCAAGGCGGACATATGGTCCTGCGGCATCATCCTCTTCGTGCTCATGGCTGGCTACCTTCCGTTCCATGACCAGAATCTCATGGCCATGTACCGAAAGATTTACAGGGGGGAATTCCGGTGCCCGAGATGGTTCTCCAAGGATCTTTCCAGTCTACTGAATCGCATCCTTGACACGAACCCAGAGACAAGGATCACTGTCAAAGAGGTCATGGAGAGCAGGTGGTTCCAGAAGGGATTCCGGCCGGTCAGATTCTATGTTGAGGATGATCAGGTTCACAGCTTGGCAGATGGTGATAATGATATGCCGGAGTTGGAACCTAgtgagcctcctcctcctcctccgtttccgccgccgccgccgcagcaagaTGATGACGGTGAGGAGTCGGGATGGGAGTCGGACTCATCCGTGGCATCATGTCCTGCCACATTGTCATCTGAGGAGCGTCGGCAAAGACCTCTCGGGTCTCTCACACGGCCAGCAAGTCTTAATGCGTTCGATATCATATCGTTCTCAAAGGGATTTGATTTGTCGGGGTTGTTTGAGGAGCGAGGGAGTGAAGTGAGGTTCATATCGGCAGAGCCTATGCAAACAATCATCACAAAATTGGAGGAGATCGCAAAGGTGAAGAGCTTCTTCGTTCGGCGAAAAGACTGGCGAGTGAGCATAGAAGGCACGAGGGAAGGTTTGAAGGGTCCATTGACAATCGGCGCTGAGATATTTGAGCTCACACCAAGCCTGGTGGTAGTGGAGGTGAAGAAGAAGGCAGGGGATAAGGAAGAATATGATGACTTCTGTAACAGGGAGTTGAAACCTGGGATGCAGCATCTCGTACACCATATGGGATCAGTTCCAAATATACCTTCTGATACGGAGTAG